The following coding sequences are from one Arthrobacter sp. 24S4-2 window:
- a CDS encoding VOC family protein has protein sequence MATPNLFLIYVTDVERSTRFYADLFEMEPAAVTPRYVPFEVAPGVLFALWSGRGDTVTTATPRTSEVGLMLPGSASGVDDCFTAWTAKGATVIEEPHDDVFGRTFVVADPDGNLIRVSPID, from the coding sequence ATGGCAACACCGAACCTGTTCCTCATCTACGTCACCGATGTTGAACGCTCCACCCGCTTCTACGCGGATCTGTTCGAAATGGAACCTGCCGCCGTCACTCCGCGTTATGTCCCGTTCGAGGTGGCCCCGGGCGTGCTCTTCGCCCTGTGGTCGGGCCGCGGCGACACTGTCACGACGGCGACGCCGCGAACCAGCGAGGTGGGGCTCATGCTGCCAGGGTCAGCGTCCGGAGTCGATGACTGCTTCACCGCGTGGACGGCCAAGGGGGCCACCGTCATCGAAGAGCCGCACGACGACGTCTTCGGGCGCACATTCGTGGTCGCCGACCCGGATGGCAACCTTATTCGTGTCTCTCCGATCGACTAA
- a CDS encoding recombinase family protein has protein sequence MTGMKIGYARVSTNDQDLTAQRNALFALGVKEAQIFVDHGLTGANRVRPGLREAMAACRAGDTLVVTKLDRLARSLSDARDIADELTAKGVVLSLGGNSHDPTDSVGRLLFNVLGMVAEFEADLIRMRTREGMAVAKAKGRLKGKQPKLSKTQRKHLLTLHDAGEHTQAEQAELFRVSRTTVYRELQRRTI, from the coding sequence ATGACTGGAATGAAGATCGGTTACGCCCGGGTCTCGACGAACGACCAGGACCTTACCGCCCAACGCAATGCCCTCTTTGCTCTGGGTGTAAAGGAGGCCCAGATCTTCGTCGATCACGGACTTACGGGAGCGAATCGGGTGCGCCCTGGGCTCCGTGAAGCGATGGCGGCGTGCCGAGCCGGCGATACGCTCGTGGTGACCAAGCTCGACCGGCTGGCGCGCTCCCTTTCTGATGCCAGGGACATTGCCGACGAGCTGACGGCCAAAGGGGTAGTGCTTAGTCTCGGCGGCAACAGCCACGACCCGACTGACTCTGTAGGCCGGCTGCTGTTCAACGTCCTTGGAATGGTGGCCGAGTTTGAAGCGGATCTGATCCGGATGCGGACTCGCGAAGGGATGGCCGTCGCAAAAGCGAAGGGGCGGTTGAAAGGCAAGCAGCCCAAATTGTCCAAGACTCAGCGGAAGCACCTTCTGACACTGCACGACGCCGGCGAACATACGCAGGCCGAACAGGCCGAGCTGTTCCGGGTGTCCCGGACGACGGTGTACCGCGAGCTCCAACGGCGCACCATCTGA
- a CDS encoding MFS transporter: MTSTIATRATAGIATSGRRAGSIGLWLVMLAQLMLVLDATVVNVALPHIATDLHFTRAELSWVLNGYAVAFGGLLLLGGRIGDVFGRRRTFLVGVAAFTLFSLLGGLATSPLLLVIARALQGLGAAFAAPSVLALITTSARDDGARNRALALFSAIASMGGALGLILGGLLTDLTSWRWTLFINVPIGVVVLIAVPRLITETPRRPGRFDVLGAVTATGGAVAIVWALIQAGDVGWSSPRTIGGLVVGAALIAVLAITERRVAHPLLRPELLRSPSRVAALAAMAATYGGMLAMFFLMVQYLEDDLHLSPMVTGLAFLPMPLSIFAMSRIVPRLVERFGAVRLVIIGAALRVVAFLPLTQLGPDTPFVVVMAALLLTGISAGMTFMPLTTLALRNVEPEHAGSASGLFQTMQQLGGAVGLAIVASTYAAFAVPGDFLTGGRAGFWSATILSALALAAVVGLVIRPRRA, translated from the coding sequence ATGACATCCACAATCGCCACACGCGCGACCGCCGGGATCGCTACATCCGGCCGCCGCGCCGGCAGCATCGGCCTCTGGCTGGTCATGCTCGCCCAACTCATGCTTGTCCTCGACGCGACAGTCGTAAACGTCGCACTCCCCCACATCGCCACCGACCTCCATTTCACCCGGGCCGAGCTCAGCTGGGTCCTGAACGGCTACGCCGTTGCCTTCGGCGGCCTCCTGCTGCTCGGCGGACGGATCGGAGACGTCTTCGGCCGCCGCCGCACGTTCCTGGTGGGCGTCGCAGCCTTCACGCTCTTCTCACTGCTCGGCGGCCTTGCCACCTCACCCCTTCTCCTCGTCATCGCCCGCGCACTCCAAGGCCTCGGTGCCGCGTTCGCCGCCCCGAGCGTGCTCGCGCTCATCACCACCAGCGCGCGGGACGACGGCGCGCGGAACCGGGCGCTCGCGCTGTTCTCCGCCATCGCCTCGATGGGCGGAGCGCTCGGGCTCATCCTCGGCGGCCTGCTCACCGACCTCACCAGCTGGCGGTGGACCCTCTTCATCAACGTGCCCATCGGCGTCGTCGTTCTCATTGCCGTGCCGCGCCTTATCACTGAAACTCCCCGGAGACCCGGGCGCTTCGACGTGCTCGGAGCGGTGACCGCAACGGGCGGCGCCGTCGCCATCGTGTGGGCCCTCATCCAAGCGGGCGACGTCGGCTGGTCCAGTCCCCGCACGATCGGCGGCCTCGTGGTCGGCGCGGCGCTGATCGCTGTGCTCGCCATCACCGAGCGGAGAGTGGCCCACCCCCTGCTCCGCCCGGAACTGCTCCGCAGCCCGAGCCGGGTGGCGGCGCTGGCTGCGATGGCGGCCACCTACGGCGGGATGCTTGCGATGTTCTTCCTCATGGTCCAGTACCTCGAAGACGATCTGCACCTCTCGCCGATGGTGACGGGCCTGGCTTTCCTGCCGATGCCCTTGAGCATCTTCGCGATGTCGCGAATCGTCCCGCGGCTGGTCGAGCGCTTCGGGGCCGTCCGCCTCGTCATCATCGGCGCCGCCCTTCGCGTCGTCGCCTTCCTGCCGCTCACGCAGCTGGGTCCGGACACCCCCTTCGTGGTCGTCATGGCTGCCCTGCTGTTGACGGGAATCTCGGCCGGCATGACGTTCATGCCGCTCACGACGCTCGCGCTTCGCAACGTCGAACCCGAGCACGCAGGGTCCGCCTCCGGGCTTTTCCAGACAATGCAGCAACTTGGCGGCGCCGTCGGACTGGCCATCGTGGCCTCGACCTATGCGGCGTTCGCTGTCCCCGGCGACTTCCTGACCGGCGGGCGGGCCGGGTTCTGGTCGGCGACCATCCTCTCCGCCCTTGCGCTGGCAGCCGTCGTGGGGCTGGTCATCAGACCTCGGAGGGCTTGA
- a CDS encoding YafY family protein translates to MKSQRLLSMMLLLQTRHHMTALELAEELGVSVRTVLRDVTALADADVPVFAERGRYGGVVLLPGSQLDVSKLSPTEVDALKLLGLDPGQARQLGIDSLTRSAQRKLASRRPLTRQSELPLSELITVDNTPWFSPAPSVAGVAELARDLQPGRRLRIHYRRSAEQGASWHTVDPYGLLAKGGRWYLVADVGGVPRLFSLQRLKRWQVLPEVRRLRADATLASVSRDLSAAVENRDGITITATLSKNRLALARRILGSRLTGTRPLDAEQVEITVVYDQVESVRQLLQFGAHLHITGPPEARAVIRDAAAAITALYQG, encoded by the coding sequence ATGAAATCCCAACGCCTGCTTTCGATGATGCTGCTCCTCCAGACGCGCCACCACATGACGGCACTTGAGTTGGCAGAGGAGCTGGGAGTGTCGGTCCGGACGGTGCTGCGCGACGTCACGGCTCTGGCGGACGCAGATGTGCCCGTGTTCGCCGAGCGTGGCCGATACGGCGGCGTCGTCCTGCTTCCTGGGTCACAGCTGGATGTGTCCAAACTCAGTCCCACAGAGGTCGATGCCCTGAAACTTCTGGGTCTGGACCCTGGGCAAGCGCGCCAACTTGGCATCGACTCACTGACGCGCAGCGCCCAACGGAAGCTCGCTTCCCGCCGGCCTCTGACCCGGCAGTCGGAGCTGCCGTTGTCCGAGTTGATTACGGTCGACAACACTCCATGGTTTAGCCCGGCGCCAAGCGTCGCCGGCGTCGCCGAACTCGCCAGAGACCTGCAGCCAGGCAGGCGTTTGCGGATTCACTATCGGAGAAGTGCCGAACAGGGGGCCTCATGGCACACCGTTGACCCGTACGGTCTCCTGGCGAAGGGCGGCCGTTGGTACCTGGTGGCCGATGTCGGCGGCGTGCCTCGGCTGTTTTCGCTGCAAAGGCTCAAGCGCTGGCAGGTCCTGCCAGAGGTTCGGCGCCTTCGCGCAGATGCAACGCTGGCCAGTGTCAGCCGTGATTTGAGCGCGGCGGTAGAAAACCGGGACGGCATCACAATTACCGCAACGCTGTCGAAGAACCGGCTTGCCCTCGCTCGACGGATCCTAGGCTCCCGGCTCACTGGCACCAGGCCACTGGACGCGGAACAGGTCGAGATCACCGTGGTCTACGACCAGGTGGAGTCCGTACGTCAGCTGCTGCAATTCGGTGCACACCTTCACATCACGGGCCCGCCCGAGGCGCGGGCCGTCATTCGGGACGCTGCCGCCGCAATAACAGCCCTTTACCAAGGCTGA
- a CDS encoding IS110 family transposase, which yields MINDHKLVDIFIGVDVGKSNHHAVAIDRQGKKILDRALPQDEAKLRSIIKAVAGKGRVLLVVDQPSTIGALPVAVAQAEGIMVGYLPGLAMRRIADLHPGEAKTDARDAAIIAEAARSLPHTLRSIVVADEQAAELSMLCGFDDDLAKQATATSNRIRGLLAQVHPALERVIGMHLDHPAMAELLVKYPTPSTLRKAGQNRVATLLSRHAPRAGKAWAAEVFTALGEQTVVVAGTNAAGIVLPQLAAMLKQLRTSRDEILTQVEALVEAHPLHTVLTSIPAVGVRTEARIITEVAGKEFKTAGHLASYAGLAPVTWRSGTSIRGDHPSKKGNKSLKRAFFLSAFAALKDPLSRAYYDRKRAEGKRHNQALIALARRRCDVLFAMLRDGTLYEAPGTQSA from the coding sequence TTGATCAATGACCATAAACTCGTCGACATCTTCATCGGTGTTGACGTCGGCAAGAGCAATCACCACGCGGTCGCCATCGATCGCCAGGGCAAGAAGATCCTCGACCGGGCACTGCCCCAGGACGAGGCCAAATTACGCTCCATCATCAAGGCCGTAGCGGGCAAGGGACGCGTGCTGTTGGTCGTTGACCAGCCCTCCACCATTGGTGCCCTGCCGGTCGCCGTGGCACAGGCAGAGGGCATTATGGTCGGCTACCTGCCCGGTCTGGCCATGCGGCGCATCGCTGACTTGCACCCCGGCGAGGCCAAAACGGACGCCCGGGACGCGGCGATAATTGCCGAGGCTGCCCGGTCCCTGCCGCACACGCTTCGCTCCATCGTCGTCGCCGACGAGCAGGCCGCGGAGCTGTCGATGTTGTGTGGTTTTGATGATGACCTGGCCAAGCAGGCCACGGCCACCTCAAACCGGATCCGCGGGTTGCTCGCGCAGGTCCATCCGGCTCTGGAACGGGTCATTGGCATGCATTTGGACCACCCGGCCATGGCCGAGCTGCTGGTCAAGTACCCCACGCCCTCCACTCTGCGCAAGGCCGGGCAGAACAGGGTCGCCACGCTCCTGTCCCGCCACGCTCCGCGGGCCGGGAAGGCCTGGGCTGCCGAGGTATTCACCGCCTTGGGAGAGCAGACCGTCGTGGTCGCCGGCACCAACGCCGCAGGCATCGTCCTGCCGCAGCTGGCAGCGATGCTCAAGCAGTTGCGAACGTCCCGGGACGAGATCCTCACCCAGGTCGAAGCGCTTGTGGAGGCCCACCCTCTTCACACCGTCCTGACCTCCATTCCGGCGGTCGGGGTCAGGACGGAAGCGCGAATCATCACCGAAGTTGCGGGCAAGGAATTCAAGACCGCCGGCCATCTTGCCTCGTACGCCGGACTGGCCCCGGTGACGTGGCGGTCGGGCACCTCGATCCGCGGCGACCATCCTTCCAAAAAAGGCAACAAAAGCCTCAAACGGGCATTCTTCCTCTCCGCTTTCGCCGCGCTCAAAGACCCACTCTCAAGGGCCTACTACGACCGCAAACGTGCCGAAGGCAAGCGCCACAACCAGGCCCTCATCGCCCTCGCACGGCGCCGCTGCGACGTCCTCTTCGCAATGCTCCGCGACGGCACCCTATACGAAGCACCCGGGACTCAAAGCGCCTGA
- a CDS encoding TetR/AcrR family transcriptional regulator, with protein sequence MRADAQRNRDRIVEVARASFRAKGFDAVSMDEVAKGAEVGPGTLYRHFPTKESLYDAVLEAWAEKVNAAVDRALSLDAPARERLLTWLTDYAAMLTEHKGAAARITAALGDPGSPFAAKCTTYVNANQRLIDAMDSALRPGVEAMQISRLVGGVAAVADNSALPADSVASMLAIVADGLLAP encoded by the coding sequence TTGCGCGCTGACGCTCAACGCAACCGCGACCGGATTGTGGAGGTTGCACGTGCGTCCTTCCGCGCCAAAGGCTTCGACGCCGTCTCGATGGACGAAGTCGCTAAGGGGGCCGAGGTGGGCCCCGGCACGCTGTACCGGCACTTCCCGACCAAAGAGTCGCTGTACGACGCGGTCCTTGAGGCCTGGGCGGAGAAGGTCAACGCGGCGGTAGACAGGGCGCTTTCGCTCGACGCCCCCGCGCGGGAGCGGCTGTTGACCTGGCTGACCGACTATGCGGCGATGCTGACAGAACACAAGGGTGCAGCCGCGCGGATCACTGCTGCGCTGGGTGATCCCGGGTCTCCATTCGCGGCAAAATGCACGACCTACGTCAATGCGAACCAGCGCTTGATTGACGCCATGGACTCGGCCCTTCGCCCGGGGGTCGAGGCAATGCAAATCAGTCGGCTTGTCGGCGGTGTGGCTGCAGTCGCAGACAACAGCGCGCTTCCCGCCGACTCAGTGGCATCGATGCTCGCAATCGTCGCCGACGGACTGCTCGCTCCCTGA